A portion of the Candidatus Scalindua japonica genome contains these proteins:
- a CDS encoding TraB/GumN family protein: protein MKKLIIVFIAVVWLSATVYAESSVWKLDMDNSSFYLAGSCHVLRKSDYPLPEEFELAYMDVEQVVFETDVDALVNPENQLLLISKGMYVGSDTLEKKLSKKAYSSLDKFCRDRSMSLDLFQKFKPWMVTMTLLALELEKNGISASDGLDVYFSNKAKKDRKQTGGLEDVYRHIELVSLFEEELGESIVESFIQEVGEVRVIMENLIKSWKAGDEDGIDEYLSKNMRKEFPKLYKRLLTDRNIGWIPCLETLIGSGKKTLVIVGVGHLVGENSIIKLLKSRGYKIKKM from the coding sequence ATGAAAAAACTCATAATTGTTTTCATAGCGGTAGTATGGCTCTCTGCTACAGTATATGCTGAATCGAGTGTCTGGAAATTAGATATGGATAACAGCAGTTTTTATCTGGCAGGTTCCTGCCATGTATTAAGAAAGTCTGACTATCCGTTACCGGAGGAGTTTGAGTTGGCCTATATGGATGTTGAACAGGTAGTTTTTGAGACTGATGTTGATGCACTTGTGAATCCTGAAAATCAACTCCTGCTGATAAGCAAAGGGATGTATGTCGGAAGTGATACTCTGGAGAAAAAATTATCAAAGAAGGCGTACAGCTCTTTAGATAAGTTTTGCAGGGACAGATCCATGTCTCTCGATCTTTTTCAGAAATTTAAACCATGGATGGTTACCATGACTTTACTGGCCCTTGAACTCGAAAAGAACGGAATCTCTGCCTCAGATGGCTTAGATGTGTATTTTAGTAATAAAGCAAAAAAGGACAGGAAGCAAACGGGAGGACTGGAAGACGTTTATAGACATATCGAATTAGTTTCATTATTTGAGGAAGAGCTTGGTGAGTCAATTGTCGAGAGTTTTATTCAGGAAGTAGGGGAGGTACGGGTTATAATGGAGAACCTGATTAAATCATGGAAGGCAGGAGATGAGGACGGGATAGATGAATATTTATCAAAAAATATGCGTAAAGAATTTCCGAAATTATATAAAAGGCTTTTAACGGATCGAAACATTGGCTGGATTCCTTGTCTGGAAACTTTGATAGGCTCTGGCAAGAAAACGCTTGTAATCGTTGGTGTTGGCCACCTGGTTGGTGAAAACAGCATTATAAAGTTATTAAAGTCCAGAGGATACAAGATAAAGAAAATGTGA
- a CDS encoding uracil-DNA glycosylase, whose amino-acid sequence MPVKPVLGPDPGRRIRIFWHGNSIFSLNRLRECQRRVNFFFERLLSNMDGFFQSLKIVKLDNVFNPWFCQDKENDIDSGSPAIRLSQLRQYLLERQDAKYLLVGEALGYQGGHFTGIAMMSERILLGKMRHKSIMPRHVFSGIEPRRTSMPSVKKDGFTEPTATIVWERLITSGFDMRDFIIWNAFPWHPYKPEIGILSNRTPSEIEFEKGKPAMLELLKSVNVSKIIAVGEKSRVQLREMDIDALMVRHPANGGASKFREQIIQAIKK is encoded by the coding sequence ATGCCTGTGAAACCTGTCCTTGGCCCAGATCCGGGAAGGAGAATCCGGATTTTCTGGCATGGAAACTCGATATTTTCGCTCAATAGACTGCGGGAATGCCAGAGGAGGGTTAACTTTTTTTTTGAAAGATTGTTGTCAAACATGGATGGATTTTTTCAAAGCTTAAAGATTGTAAAATTAGATAATGTATTTAATCCGTGGTTTTGCCAGGACAAGGAAAATGATATTGATTCAGGTTCTCCGGCTATAAGATTGTCTCAGCTCAGGCAATATCTGTTAGAGAGGCAGGATGCGAAGTATCTTCTGGTAGGGGAGGCTTTGGGGTATCAGGGTGGACATTTTACTGGGATTGCAATGATGTCTGAACGAATCCTTCTGGGAAAGATGAGGCATAAATCGATTATGCCACGGCATGTATTCTCAGGAATAGAGCCGAGACGCACCAGCATGCCTTCTGTTAAAAAGGATGGTTTTACTGAACCCACCGCAACGATTGTATGGGAACGGTTAATAACGTCAGGGTTTGATATGAGAGACTTTATTATATGGAACGCTTTCCCGTGGCATCCCTATAAACCGGAGATAGGGATCTTGTCCAACAGAACACCTTCCGAAATTGAATTTGAAAAAGGCAAACCGGCGATGTTAGAATTACTGAAATCTGTAAATGTTTCGAAGATCATTGCTGTTGGTGAGAAGTCAAGGGTCCAGTTAAGAGAAATGGATATTGATGCTTTAATGGTAAGGCATCCTGCTAACGGTGGTGCATCAAAATTTAGAGAACAAATCATACAGGCGATCAAGAAGTAA
- a CDS encoding MYG1 family protein — translation MFSKIVTHGGGPHMDDLISVCIVLAMDKDVKCVERRPVKPEEIADPAVWVLDQGYVYDPEKRNFDHHQFAAGTRKCTLSLIAEYFDLKSDLEEMVWFRVLVLDDTMGPIKTAEELNCSATLLKGLVRGPINEFVLASFEQVKKLESDSELIKLLCAVGTYIVTDIKNKKERLGLIREKAEFTEINGLNVLFFMEDVPDPKLSVAAYLKERGKNVAVLVVANMRERGWSLSRIGDHPRVDFRRIKGANDVLFVHANGFVAKTRRIEKPAIIRLLKAAIV, via the coding sequence TTGTTTTCAAAAATAGTAACTCATGGCGGCGGCCCTCATATGGACGATTTGATCTCTGTCTGCATTGTACTGGCAATGGACAAGGATGTTAAATGTGTAGAGCGTCGGCCGGTAAAACCTGAAGAGATTGCAGATCCTGCAGTCTGGGTGTTGGACCAGGGGTATGTTTATGATCCTGAAAAAAGGAATTTTGACCATCATCAATTTGCGGCAGGTACAAGAAAATGTACATTAAGCCTTATTGCTGAATATTTTGACCTCAAGAGTGATTTGGAAGAAATGGTCTGGTTTCGAGTGCTTGTGCTTGATGATACAATGGGGCCTATAAAAACTGCTGAAGAGCTTAACTGTAGCGCCACTTTGCTTAAAGGTTTGGTGAGGGGGCCGATAAACGAATTTGTCTTAGCCAGTTTCGAGCAGGTAAAGAAGCTCGAATCAGATAGTGAACTCATTAAGCTTCTCTGTGCAGTTGGTACGTACATAGTTACAGACATCAAAAACAAGAAAGAGCGTCTGGGGCTCATTCGAGAAAAAGCGGAATTTACTGAAATTAACGGTCTGAACGTACTATTTTTCATGGAAGATGTGCCTGATCCAAAGTTGAGCGTTGCCGCATATTTAAAGGAGAGAGGTAAAAATGTGGCTGTTCTGGTGGTTGCTAATATGCGGGAAAGAGGGTGGTCGCTAAGTAGGATTGGTGATCACCCCCGGGTTGACTTCAGGCGTATTAAAGGCGCGAATGACGTACTCTTCGTACATGCAAATGGTTTCGTTGCAAAGACCAGAAGGATTGAGAAACCGGCAATTATTCGTCTTTTAAAGGCTGCAATTGTGTGA
- a CDS encoding menaquinone biosynthesis decarboxylase codes for MKIYSLQDFIKYLDANGELVRIKTEVDARLEVTEISVRALQQGMPALLFENVKGARFPLAMNVLASDKRIELALGKHPDRLGEELIAFMEDALPPNPKVFFKHPGTTRRIISAIPRMTFRPTSQEVVCQANLDELPVITSWPDDGGPFITLPQVFTYDPHDGKRNLGMYRMQVFDGQTTGMHWQIQKGGGFHFYQSKKMGREFKIAVALGTDPALLLATVAALPEGIDEVMFSGFLRGRRTRMVKGRSVPIKVPADAEFILEGTVHPTELRMEGPFGDHFGHYSHASKFPVFHISKVTHRKNAIYPATVVGRPPMEDKYLGNATQQVLGPLIRLIHPEIRDLWAYYEAGFHNLLVVSVEERYQKEAMKTAISIMGEGQLSLTKCVVTVSEDVNPRDFNAVLKAIRENFNPTYDFIVIPKVPLDTLDFTSYKMNQGSKMIMDATKSGAKDKKKIPTKAEIGQLAKRIDNRVLDFELLGETLLVVTVKDSGRAVVSKLIKSKELAGPKIIAAVSPDVDIDNQEQTIWGIFTRFDAERDIMFTEQKLVGISPLFKGRMGIDATWKKGYPAPLVMTDEIINKVDRSWDSYWR; via the coding sequence ATGAAAATATATTCACTACAGGATTTCATCAAATATCTTGACGCAAACGGCGAACTTGTTCGTATCAAAACCGAAGTGGATGCAAGATTGGAAGTTACTGAAATATCCGTCAGAGCTTTACAGCAGGGAATGCCGGCCTTGCTTTTTGAGAATGTAAAAGGAGCTAGGTTTCCACTGGCTATGAACGTTCTTGCCAGTGACAAACGTATTGAACTGGCGCTGGGCAAACACCCGGACAGGCTAGGTGAGGAGCTAATTGCGTTTATGGAAGATGCTCTGCCGCCAAATCCAAAGGTGTTTTTTAAACACCCCGGAACAACCAGACGAATTATCAGCGCCATCCCCAGGATGACATTCAGGCCCACATCTCAGGAAGTAGTCTGTCAAGCGAATCTGGATGAACTCCCGGTTATAACCAGCTGGCCGGATGACGGTGGGCCCTTTATCACCCTACCTCAGGTTTTTACTTACGACCCGCATGACGGGAAAAGAAACCTGGGAATGTATCGTATGCAGGTCTTCGACGGTCAGACGACAGGAATGCACTGGCAGATACAGAAAGGCGGTGGGTTCCATTTTTATCAGTCAAAAAAAATGGGCAGGGAATTCAAGATCGCAGTGGCATTGGGTACCGATCCCGCTTTGCTGCTGGCCACAGTCGCCGCGTTACCGGAAGGAATCGACGAAGTCATGTTCAGCGGATTTCTTCGCGGCAGAAGAACAAGGATGGTGAAAGGCAGGAGTGTGCCAATCAAGGTGCCTGCTGATGCTGAGTTTATTCTTGAAGGTACAGTCCATCCTACAGAGTTGCGCATGGAAGGTCCGTTTGGTGATCACTTTGGGCACTATTCTCATGCTTCAAAATTTCCAGTCTTTCACATAAGCAAAGTCACACATAGAAAAAATGCTATTTATCCTGCGACAGTAGTAGGCCGTCCTCCTATGGAAGACAAGTATCTGGGGAACGCGACACAACAGGTACTTGGCCCTCTTATTCGTCTGATCCATCCGGAAATCCGTGATCTCTGGGCTTATTATGAAGCAGGGTTCCATAACCTGCTGGTCGTTTCAGTGGAAGAACGTTATCAGAAAGAGGCGATGAAGACCGCCATTTCCATTATGGGTGAAGGACAACTCTCGTTAACAAAGTGTGTTGTAACGGTTTCAGAAGATGTTAATCCCCGCGACTTCAATGCCGTCCTGAAGGCAATCCGTGAAAATTTTAATCCCACATACGATTTTATCGTCATTCCCAAAGTTCCGTTGGACACCCTTGATTTCACCAGTTACAAGATGAACCAGGGAAGTAAGATGATAATGGACGCAACGAAATCAGGGGCCAAAGATAAAAAGAAGATTCCAACAAAAGCGGAAATAGGACAGTTGGCAAAGAGAATAGATAATCGAGTATTAGATTTTGAACTCCTGGGTGAGACGCTGTTAGTGGTCACGGTTAAGGACAGTGGAAGAGCCGTTGTCAGCAAATTAATAAAATCCAAAGAACTTGCCGGGCCAAAGATAATCGCGGCTGTAAGCCCAGATGTAGATATTGATAATCAGGAACAAACTATCTGGGGTATATTCACAAGATTTGACGCAGAGCGTGATATAATGTTTACCGAGCAAAAACTGGTAGGTATAAGTCCCTTGTTCAAGGGTAGGATGGGAATAGATGCTACATGGAAAAAGGGCTATCCGGCGCCACTGGTAATGACAGATGAAATAATTAATAAAGTCGATAGAAGTTGGGACAGCTACTGGAGATAG